The following proteins come from a genomic window of Phnomibacter ginsenosidimutans:
- a CDS encoding DEAD/DEAH box helicase, whose amino-acid sequence MSNGRNLEMVNWGNYGLVVIDESHNFRNNNSFTGKENRYQRLMRKVMQEGIETKVLMLSATPVNNRFNDLRNQLALAYEGEAANIDSKLETEKGVDLIFRQAQQAFNTWSRLDVQERTTQRLLDMLDFDFFEILDSLTIARSRKHITQYYDTTDIGRFPQRNTPVSIQSPLTKDDKITYAEIADKLTLLNLSIYSPLNYILNSRIAHYAQLYDKTVKSGTFKQIDREKSLLVLMRINLLKRLESSVDSFRITLEGIIMQIEAALRTIEKGTSSDYEGFQANVDSEEFDWEAEWGDEENVIGKKIKVHVSDIDTHRWKEDLSADLSILHSLWSGVVDVRGKEDYKLQKLIQLLDDKISSPFNPDNRKAIIFTAFADTANYLYENVQQYLKDKYNISTALITGSAKTCNTKSIPAELNTLLTCFSPLSKDKELLYPKIKDSIDLLIATDCISEGQNLQDCDFLINYDIHWNPVRIIQRFGRIDRIGSKNETITMVNFWPDVTLDSYINLKQRVENRMLISNMASTGDDNILNTDEKDLEYRKDPITKIDGGSDRPGRSQRRC is encoded by the coding sequence ATGAGTAATGGAAGAAACCTGGAGATGGTGAATTGGGGTAACTACGGTCTGGTAGTAATCGATGAGTCACACAACTTCAGAAATAATAATTCCTTTACCGGTAAAGAAAACAGGTATCAGCGCCTCATGCGCAAAGTGATGCAGGAAGGAATTGAAACAAAGGTCCTCATGCTTTCTGCCACGCCAGTAAATAACAGGTTTAATGACCTACGCAACCAACTTGCCCTGGCTTACGAAGGCGAAGCTGCCAATATTGACAGCAAGTTAGAAACCGAAAAAGGGGTAGACCTGATTTTTCGACAGGCACAACAAGCTTTTAATACCTGGAGTCGGCTGGATGTTCAAGAGCGTACTACACAGAGACTGTTAGATATGTTGGATTTCGATTTTTTTGAGATCTTAGATTCTCTCACTATTGCCCGCTCACGAAAGCATATTACCCAGTACTACGATACCACAGATATTGGGCGGTTTCCACAGCGTAATACCCCAGTTTCCATACAAAGCCCTCTCACAAAAGATGATAAAATAACCTATGCTGAAATTGCTGACAAGCTAACGCTTCTCAATCTTTCTATCTACAGCCCTCTCAATTATATTCTCAATAGCAGAATAGCCCACTACGCCCAGCTCTATGATAAAACGGTCAAGTCGGGCACCTTCAAGCAAATAGATCGTGAGAAAAGCCTTTTGGTACTCATGAGAATAAATCTGCTGAAGCGCCTGGAAAGTTCAGTGGATTCATTTCGAATTACACTTGAAGGTATCATCATGCAAATAGAGGCAGCGTTGAGAACAATTGAAAAAGGAACATCAAGTGACTACGAAGGCTTTCAGGCCAATGTCGATTCAGAGGAATTTGATTGGGAAGCTGAATGGGGTGATGAAGAAAACGTCATTGGTAAAAAGATAAAAGTCCACGTTTCAGATATTGATACGCATAGATGGAAGGAAGACCTTTCTGCAGACTTGTCAATACTTCACAGCCTGTGGAGTGGTGTTGTTGATGTCAGGGGGAAAGAGGATTACAAACTGCAAAAGCTCATACAGCTCTTGGACGATAAAATTTCTTCTCCATTCAATCCTGATAATCGTAAAGCGATCATCTTCACTGCATTTGCTGACACTGCCAATTACCTATACGAGAACGTACAGCAGTACCTAAAAGACAAATACAATATAAGCACTGCGCTGATCACCGGTTCTGCTAAAACATGCAACACTAAAAGCATTCCTGCTGAGCTCAACACACTGTTAACCTGCTTTTCTCCTTTGTCAAAGGACAAGGAGCTGCTATATCCCAAGATCAAAGACTCTATCGACCTGCTTATAGCTACCGACTGTATTTCAGAAGGGCAAAATCTGCAGGATTGCGATTTCCTCATTAATTATGATATACATTGGAATCCAGTCCGGATAATTCAACGCTTTGGGCGAATAGATAGAATCGGCTCAAAGAATGAAACCATTACTATGGTAAATTTCTGGCCCGATGTAACGCTGGACTCTTACATCAACCTCAAACAAAGAGTCGAAAACAGAATGCTGATCAGTAACATGGCCAGCACTGGGGATGATAATATTTTGAATACCGACGAGAAGGACCTTGAGTATCGTAAAGATCCAATTACGAAAATTGATGGAGGAAGTGATAGACCTGGAAGATCTCAGAGAAGGTGTTAG
- a CDS encoding site-specific DNA-methyltransferase codes for MPEKLDLQSPDLVSQNIEKLAALFPNCVTETADGKQIDFDLLRQELSHKVVEGTKERYRLEWPGKKEAIVTANIPTTKTLRPVREDSVDFDNTENLYIEGDNLEVLKLLQESYLGKIKMIYIDPPYNTGKDFVYKDNFAKDAKEELITSGQKDEYNQRLVVNPETAGRYHSDWLSMMYPRLKLARNLLTADGIVVISIDEKEVHNLRKLCDEIYGEKNFAGEIIWKNSSKNDQDYISIQHEYIVCYVRDKGVNKGAWLEKKEGLDEIYKAFDGFRREHGEDWSAIHQEALEWYKQFPESNPIKASKHYNWMDQKGVYFASDISGPNHGQYVYDLLHPITKEVCKPPASGWRYPQKTMEERVKNNLVHFADDHNTIPNNKTYLSDTEFQSLTSIRFKDGRVASKNLTKLFGENLFTNPKDPDLLYDLMKSFGLGGNDIVLDFFSGSGTTAEALMKLNYETGSNCSYILVQIPEDLNETLKTATGGSKATISRAIQYLLKQNKPTKITELAKQRIRLCSVNYLTNNDTAIGFRVYKQDSSNMHEVYYRPQDYVQTKLELFADNVKPDRTADDLLAQVMLDWGLPLSLKIEQLTIAGKQVFKVAANSLYACFETGIDEAFAREIAKDQPLRIVFRDNGFKDDTAKTNVRQLLKQLSPDTEMKVI; via the coding sequence ATGCCGGAAAAACTCGATCTCCAATCCCCCGACCTGGTAAGCCAGAATATTGAAAAGCTGGCCGCCCTTTTCCCCAACTGTGTTACAGAAACTGCCGACGGCAAGCAGATAGATTTCGACCTGCTGCGCCAGGAGCTTAGCCATAAAGTGGTGGAAGGCACCAAAGAACGCTACCGCTTAGAGTGGCCGGGTAAAAAAGAGGCCATTGTAACAGCCAACATACCCACCACCAAAACCCTGCGCCCGGTGCGGGAAGACAGTGTGGATTTTGACAATACCGAAAACCTGTACATAGAAGGCGACAACCTGGAAGTGCTGAAACTACTTCAAGAAAGCTATCTGGGTAAAATAAAAATGATATACATAGACCCGCCCTACAACACCGGAAAGGACTTTGTGTACAAAGACAATTTTGCCAAAGATGCAAAGGAAGAACTTATTACCAGCGGGCAGAAAGACGAATACAACCAACGCCTGGTAGTAAACCCCGAAACAGCAGGACGCTACCACAGCGATTGGTTGAGTATGATGTATCCAAGATTAAAGTTGGCGAGAAATTTATTGACTGCCGACGGAATTGTGGTCATATCAATTGATGAAAAAGAGGTACATAATCTAAGAAAGCTTTGTGATGAAATATACGGCGAGAAGAATTTTGCTGGAGAAATTATATGGAAAAATAGCAGCAAGAATGACCAGGATTACATTTCTATACAGCATGAATATATTGTTTGTTACGTAAGAGATAAGGGGGTAAATAAGGGTGCATGGTTAGAAAAGAAAGAAGGCCTAGATGAGATTTACAAGGCTTTCGATGGATTTAGAAGAGAACATGGTGAAGATTGGAGTGCCATCCATCAAGAGGCACTTGAATGGTACAAGCAATTTCCCGAATCGAATCCTATTAAGGCGTCAAAGCATTACAATTGGATGGATCAAAAAGGAGTCTATTTTGCTAGCGATATTTCAGGCCCTAATCATGGGCAATATGTCTATGATCTTTTACATCCTATTACAAAAGAGGTATGTAAGCCCCCCGCAAGCGGTTGGCGCTATCCACAGAAAACAATGGAAGAAAGAGTGAAGAATAATCTTGTTCATTTTGCTGATGATCATAATACGATACCCAACAATAAAACATATTTATCAGACACTGAATTTCAAAGTTTGACAAGTATCAGATTCAAAGATGGTCGTGTTGCATCAAAAAATCTAACTAAATTATTTGGTGAAAATCTTTTTACAAATCCAAAAGACCCTGATTTACTCTATGATCTTATGAAATCATTCGGACTAGGAGGTAATGATATTGTGCTAGATTTCTTTTCTGGCTCAGGCACAACAGCAGAGGCTTTGATGAAACTTAATTATGAAACGGGCTCTAATTGCAGTTACATTTTAGTTCAAATACCTGAAGATCTCAATGAAACTCTCAAAACAGCCACAGGTGGCTCTAAAGCAACTATTTCAAGAGCGATTCAATATCTTTTAAAACAAAACAAGCCTACTAAAATTACCGAGTTAGCTAAACAGAGAATTAGGTTGTGTTCAGTGAATTATTTAACAAATAATGATACCGCTATTGGTTTCCGTGTTTATAAACAAGACAGCAGCAACATGCACGAGGTGTATTACCGTCCGCAGGATTATGTGCAAACCAAGCTTGAACTTTTTGCCGACAATGTAAAGCCCGACCGTACAGCTGATGATCTCCTAGCCCAGGTAATGCTCGATTGGGGCCTGCCACTTAGTCTAAAAATCGAACAACTCACTATTGCCGGCAAACAAGTGTTCAAGGTAGCAGCCAATTCATTGTACGCCTGCTTCGAAACGGGTATTGATGAAGCTTTTGCCAGGGAAATAGCTAAAGATCAGCCCTTGCGTATCGTCTTCCGTGATAACGGCTTCAAGGATGATACCGCGAAAACCAATGTAAGGCAGCTGCTAAAACAACTGAGTCCCGATACTGAAATGAAAGTGATATAA
- a CDS encoding HEPN domain-containing protein, with translation MATSKEMPQAIHLKKQLKQCQELPEELAIRIHRSISWLICFEEHEKNPDVGFLSLWISFNACYGVDASNNEKKTERERFKKFIDQLVQKDESQRIFNLLWNKFSGPVKMLIDNHFVFKTFWDFHRGEAPEWETAFRKSQSAALRKLSEQDVAGLLEIVLDRLYVLRNQVMHGGATYKSKLNRSQIKDGVNMLRLLIPVIIEIMLQNPEEDWGEILYPVITN, from the coding sequence ATGGCTACAAGTAAGGAAATGCCACAAGCAATACATCTGAAAAAACAGCTGAAACAGTGTCAGGAACTGCCTGAAGAACTTGCCATCAGGATACATCGTTCTATTAGTTGGTTGATCTGTTTTGAAGAACATGAGAAGAATCCTGATGTTGGATTCCTGAGCCTCTGGATATCCTTTAACGCTTGCTATGGAGTGGATGCCAGCAACAATGAAAAGAAAACCGAGCGGGAGCGATTTAAAAAATTCATTGATCAACTTGTACAAAAGGACGAATCGCAACGCATTTTCAATCTCCTCTGGAACAAATTTTCTGGTCCTGTTAAGATGCTGATCGACAATCACTTTGTTTTCAAAACTTTTTGGGACTTTCACCGAGGCGAAGCTCCAGAATGGGAAACCGCATTTAGAAAGTCTCAAAGCGCTGCATTACGCAAACTGTCCGAACAAGATGTGGCCGGCTTGCTGGAGATTGTACTGGATCGGCTCTATGTATTGCGAAATCAGGTGATGCATGGAGGCGCCACCTATAAAAGCAAACTGAACAGAAGTCAAATAAAGGATGGAGTTAACATGCTCAGACTTTTAATCCCTGTAATCATAGAAATTATGTTGCAAAACCCTGAGGAAGACTGGGGTGAAATTCTTTATCCTGTGATTACTAACTAA
- a CDS encoding SNF2-related protein: MKLLDNVNHRLIDDLRETLQKGSKLSIAASSFSIYAYEALKKELDKIEELRFIFSSPTFIEEQFQKLPRNFYIPHIYKESELCGGDFELRLKNQLTQRAIARECSKWVQKKVRFKSNIHPNLPLNGMIHVQNPQQTDAAYSNLSSFTTSDLGITHKKGFPTLIQKTDFPQSTAYLEWFDQVWENEQDLKEVTARVQDYFESAYKDNSPEFIYFITLYNIFNDFLDDLSLDSLPNEQIGFKNTVIWNKLYNFQKDAVIGAINKLEKFKGCILADSVGLGKTFTALGVIKYYEMRNKDVLVLCPKKLEANWNMYRNNDKNNLLSADRLRYDVLFHT; this comes from the coding sequence ATGAAGCTACTAGATAATGTTAATCATCGCCTGATAGATGATCTCCGTGAAACGCTGCAAAAAGGCAGTAAGCTCAGCATTGCGGCCTCATCATTTTCTATATATGCTTATGAAGCGTTAAAGAAAGAACTTGACAAAATTGAAGAGCTACGTTTCATTTTTAGTTCGCCAACATTTATCGAAGAACAGTTTCAGAAGCTTCCACGCAATTTTTACATCCCCCACATCTACAAAGAATCAGAGCTATGTGGTGGCGATTTTGAATTGCGCCTCAAAAATCAACTTACGCAAAGAGCGATAGCCCGGGAATGTTCCAAGTGGGTGCAGAAGAAAGTCCGATTCAAATCCAATATCCACCCAAACTTGCCGCTCAACGGCATGATCCATGTGCAAAACCCGCAGCAAACTGATGCTGCGTACAGCAATCTTTCAAGTTTTACCACTTCCGACTTAGGTATCACCCATAAAAAAGGCTTTCCTACACTCATTCAAAAAACTGACTTCCCTCAAAGCACTGCTTATCTTGAGTGGTTTGACCAGGTGTGGGAAAACGAACAGGACTTAAAGGAGGTAACCGCCAGAGTGCAGGATTACTTCGAAAGCGCCTACAAGGATAATAGTCCTGAATTTATTTACTTCATTACCCTTTATAATATTTTCAATGATTTTCTTGATGACCTTTCTCTCGATAGTCTGCCCAATGAACAAATTGGCTTCAAGAATACTGTCATATGGAATAAGCTCTACAACTTCCAGAAAGATGCAGTCATTGGTGCAATAAACAAACTTGAAAAGTTTAAGGGATGCATCTTAGCTGATAGTGTGGGTCTAGGTAAAACTTTTACTGCCTTAGGCGTAATTAAGTATTATGAAATGCGCAATAAGGATGTCCTGGTACTTTGTCCTAAAAAGCTCGAAGCAAATTGGAACATGTATCGAAATAATGACAAAAACAATCTGTTGTCAGCAGATAGGTTGCGCTACGATGTGCTGTTCCATACCTGA
- a CDS encoding topoisomerase DNA-binding C4 zinc finger domain-containing protein: MRSGKFGRFWGCKAYPVCKFTRTM, from the coding sequence TTGAGAAGTGGAAAATTTGGAAGGTTTTGGGGTTGCAAGGCCTATCCAGTATGTAAGTTCACACGAACAATGTGA
- a CDS encoding helix-turn-helix transcriptional regulator: MPANKSALSRYRIIDRCLRNNMHPFPDKDYIRNKCEMEIFGELSGKISISQIEKDFEAMRNDKGLGYYAPIKYHKVRKGYYYDEHNYSIEKLPLNPQEEDALKFASLTLYQYRNISIFEHFKEAIDKIYTRLSLSRQPGDPMVDQLVQFEKTLGSDGNDWLQPIYHAIANNHPISFEYDNIYKQEHKTFSLVPYLLKENRNKWYVIGWYEKHAAYLTFALDRMTNVILEPKIVVKRTDFNPESLFKNAVGIMGGSDHPIDLVIEVKEPISVLLEKHPMHHSQAITKRLKDGIQVSMQVIDSPELLSQLLSFGKHLTIIKPLELKQQFKETLQEMLAQN; encoded by the coding sequence ATGCCTGCTAATAAGTCAGCACTTTCCCGCTATCGCATCATTGACCGCTGTTTGCGAAACAACATGCACCCCTTCCCCGATAAAGACTATATCAGGAACAAGTGTGAAATGGAAATTTTTGGAGAGTTGTCTGGCAAAATTTCTATTTCTCAGATTGAGAAGGACTTTGAAGCCATGCGCAACGACAAGGGGCTGGGCTATTATGCCCCCATTAAATACCATAAAGTCAGAAAGGGGTATTACTACGACGAACATAACTATTCGATAGAAAAGCTACCCCTCAACCCACAGGAAGAGGATGCCCTCAAATTTGCATCTCTCACCCTGTACCAGTATCGCAACATCAGCATCTTCGAGCATTTCAAAGAAGCCATCGACAAGATCTACACCCGACTCTCCCTTTCTCGTCAGCCCGGCGATCCAATGGTTGATCAGCTTGTACAATTCGAAAAGACTCTAGGCAGTGATGGCAACGATTGGCTGCAACCGATTTACCATGCCATTGCCAACAACCACCCCATCAGTTTTGAGTACGACAATATCTACAAGCAAGAGCACAAAACCTTCTCGCTGGTTCCTTATTTACTAAAGGAAAACCGCAATAAATGGTACGTGATTGGCTGGTATGAAAAACATGCCGCTTATCTAACGTTTGCCCTCGACAGAATGACCAATGTAATATTGGAGCCAAAAATAGTAGTGAAGCGTACTGACTTTAATCCTGAGTCATTATTCAAAAACGCTGTCGGCATCATGGGTGGCAGCGATCATCCGATAGACCTGGTGATTGAAGTAAAGGAGCCCATCAGCGTATTATTGGAGAAGCATCCGATGCATCATTCACAAGCAATAACCAAGCGATTGAAAGATGGCATACAGGTAAGCATGCAGGTGATTGACAGTCCGGAACTATTGAGTCAATTGCTCAGTTTTGGAAAACATCTTACAATAATTAAGCCGCTGGAATTAAAGCAACAGTTCAAGGAAACACTGCAGGAAATGCTGGCGCAAAATTGA
- a CDS encoding DUF4391 domain-containing protein yields the protein MEIFQLPKSAKLYRVIPKNSFDSFSTPKQRSMLSSKVARIIWQYKLSPETINLEANDIDEIQIISIELKEKDPISSVLELIEKSIPYHLILIVHYAEEYFLSTSIKHKHPLNEDNAVIDWAFKTDWLNPIYNPYSLRLSRSLDAVYMDFCLQLFPSYNFECLSIYEFAETAKQIAYLEKKVAELKNRVAHEHQFNKKVALNLELHEQQNSLNKFLKRNNAAT from the coding sequence ATGGAAATATTTCAACTACCCAAGTCCGCCAAACTGTACCGGGTTATTCCCAAGAACTCTTTTGATTCGTTTTCAACACCGAAGCAGCGGAGTATGCTATCTAGTAAGGTAGCTCGCATTATTTGGCAATACAAGCTATCACCGGAAACGATAAATCTCGAAGCAAATGACATTGATGAAATTCAGATTATATCAATTGAACTCAAGGAAAAGGATCCAATATCTTCAGTATTGGAACTTATCGAAAAGTCGATTCCATATCATTTAATTTTGATTGTACATTATGCTGAAGAATACTTCCTGTCAACATCAATTAAGCATAAACATCCTTTAAATGAAGACAATGCCGTCATCGATTGGGCCTTCAAAACTGACTGGTTAAATCCGATTTATAATCCTTACTCTTTAAGGTTGAGTCGTTCTTTAGATGCAGTTTACATGGATTTTTGCCTCCAATTATTTCCATCATATAACTTTGAATGCCTTTCTATTTATGAATTTGCTGAAACAGCAAAACAAATTGCATATTTGGAAAAAAAGGTAGCGGAATTGAAAAACCGGGTTGCTCATGAACATCAGTTCAACAAAAAGGTAGCGCTAAACCTAGAGCTACATGAACAGCAAAACAGTTTGAATAAGTTTTTAAAAAGAAATAACGCGGCGACTTAG
- a CDS encoding thermonuclease family protein encodes MSAQLRGTVIAIADGDTFTLLTAQNQQVKIRLHGIDCPEKKQPYSNNAKAYISSLVFGKQVFVQVKNKDRYGRTIGVVLLEDKRNVNELLLQAGWAWHFKKYDQDARWAAMEQQARRNRKGLWADPNPIAPWDWRARKK; translated from the coding sequence GTGTCAGCACAATTAAGAGGAACGGTCATTGCTATAGCTGATGGCGATACTTTCACTTTGCTTACTGCTCAAAACCAGCAGGTAAAAATCAGGCTGCATGGTATCGACTGCCCGGAGAAGAAGCAACCCTATTCCAACAATGCAAAAGCGTATATCTCTTCGCTTGTTTTTGGTAAACAGGTTTTTGTACAAGTAAAAAATAAAGATCGGTATGGCAGAACAATCGGCGTTGTGTTATTGGAGGATAAGCGTAACGTAAATGAATTGTTGCTACAGGCTGGCTGGGCCTGGCATTTCAAAAAGTATGATCAAGATGCCCGCTGGGCTGCTATGGAACAGCAGGCAAGGCGAAATCGCAAAGGCTTATGGGCCGATCCCAATCCCATTGCACCATGGGATTGGCGAGCAAGGAAGAAATGA
- a CDS encoding type III restriction-modification system endonuclease, giving the protein MKLQFKQQDFQVQAVKAVVDCFQGQPLKSNRFTLERSQDPIRKARQAAAGSVQATVFEQEVLEDIGYRNSPFQIPESQVLQNIQKVQRNNDLYESQQIERPNGVRTGYNLTIEMETGTGKTYTYIRTMYELQKHYGWSKFIVIVPSIAIREGVFKTFEDTQEHFQELYGHKVNAFIYNSGRPQDIESFASDPRISVMVINTQAFAARGEDARRIKQELDQFGTRRPIDIIAETNPILIIDEPQSVDGPTTLASMQEFRPLFTLRYSATHRVEYNKVYRLDALDAYRKRLVKKIQVKGINLKGATGTNGYLYLEQISLSATKPPYAVVEFEKRHGEGVKRVVQKLSEGANLYELSGGIPAYANQIITEINGYHNKIVIAGQDVFPGDVLNDTDELAFRRIQIRETIKSHFEKEKQLFQRGIKVLSLFFIDSVEKYRVYDENGDPDLGEYARIFEEEYNNIRCNFLDLFQQEYNQYLLETDPGNVHQGYMPTDYEKYLTRDDAQKVHEGYFSIDKKGKSVDPSIKRGSEESDDISAYDLIMKEKTKLLDLDQPVRFIFSHSALKEGWDNPNVFQICALKNPEGVNVTRRRQEVGRGMRLCVNKHGIRQDFETIADQVHEVNKLTIVASEKFETFAKGLQSEIAASLSDRPQKAEASYFLGKLVKNEMDEEHRLTADDAKKLNKILYKNDIIDDDDKITEKGRGLIDDGRIPLPENLEPFRDSVVKLVKSIYTGEEFMPENARQTVILNTNANFKKKEFQELWSKINLKTVYEVQFDTPKLIKESVVKIDAQLAIADRQYEVKTGELADGDKTQMQAGALLNANNTQQQVLKNDPYANAVYDIVGEIEALTNLTRRTIAEILKQISPKKFLLLRRNPEEFIAKCGRLINEVKASLIINNITYHKIDAEYDAKTVFTNDKNALRNSDLLKKHIYDYLTTDSKIEAEFAKALEAATEVVVYAKLPKSFYITTPVANYSPDWAIVFDKERVRHIYFVAETKGSDSDLELREIEKLKIHCAKEHFKAISGTEVHFHQISSYAKLLEVIQLK; this is encoded by the coding sequence ATGAAACTTCAATTCAAACAACAAGACTTTCAGGTTCAGGCGGTCAAAGCGGTGGTGGATTGTTTTCAAGGTCAGCCCCTCAAGTCCAATCGCTTCACCCTCGAGCGAAGCCAGGATCCGATACGCAAAGCAAGGCAAGCGGCGGCTGGTAGCGTTCAGGCCACTGTATTTGAGCAGGAAGTTTTGGAAGACATAGGCTATCGCAATAGTCCCTTCCAGATTCCGGAAAGCCAGGTATTGCAGAACATCCAGAAGGTGCAGCGCAATAATGACCTATACGAGAGTCAACAAATAGAGCGCCCAAATGGTGTGCGAACCGGTTACAACCTCACCATCGAAATGGAAACCGGTACCGGTAAAACCTATACCTATATCCGTACCATGTACGAGCTCCAAAAGCATTATGGCTGGAGCAAGTTCATTGTCATTGTGCCCAGCATCGCCATCCGCGAAGGGGTATTCAAAACATTTGAAGATACCCAGGAGCACTTCCAGGAACTATATGGCCATAAGGTAAACGCATTCATCTACAACTCCGGCCGCCCTCAAGATATTGAAAGCTTTGCCAGCGATCCCCGGATCAGCGTAATGGTGATCAACACCCAGGCATTTGCCGCCCGGGGCGAAGACGCAAGGCGCATCAAGCAGGAGCTCGATCAGTTTGGCACCCGCCGGCCAATTGACATCATTGCTGAAACCAATCCCATCCTGATTATTGATGAACCGCAGTCGGTAGACGGTCCCACTACGCTTGCCAGCATGCAAGAGTTCAGGCCATTGTTCACTTTGCGTTATTCTGCTACGCATCGTGTGGAGTACAATAAGGTTTACCGTCTCGACGCCTTGGATGCCTACCGTAAACGCCTGGTGAAAAAGATTCAGGTCAAGGGCATCAACCTCAAAGGCGCCACAGGCACCAACGGATATTTATACCTCGAGCAAATCAGCCTCAGTGCCACCAAACCACCTTATGCCGTTGTCGAATTCGAAAAGCGCCATGGCGAAGGGGTAAAGCGAGTGGTACAAAAACTAAGTGAAGGTGCCAATCTCTATGAACTTTCAGGCGGCATTCCGGCCTATGCCAATCAAATCATCACAGAAATCAACGGCTACCACAACAAAATAGTTATAGCCGGGCAGGATGTCTTCCCAGGCGACGTATTGAATGATACGGATGAACTAGCATTTCGTCGTATTCAAATTCGGGAGACAATTAAGTCTCACTTTGAAAAGGAAAAGCAACTCTTCCAACGAGGTATCAAAGTTCTTTCTCTTTTCTTTATTGATTCAGTAGAAAAGTACAGGGTGTACGATGAAAACGGAGATCCTGACTTGGGCGAATACGCCCGGATATTCGAGGAAGAATACAACAATATCCGCTGCAACTTTCTTGACCTCTTTCAGCAGGAGTACAACCAATACCTGCTCGAGACAGATCCGGGTAACGTTCATCAAGGATACATGCCAACTGATTATGAAAAATACCTGACAAGGGATGATGCACAGAAAGTGCATGAGGGATATTTCTCTATTGACAAAAAAGGTAAATCTGTTGATCCTTCCATCAAAAGGGGTTCAGAGGAGTCCGACGATATTTCGGCTTATGATCTAATCATGAAAGAGAAAACCAAACTTTTGGATTTAGATCAACCTGTGCGTTTCATTTTTTCTCACTCAGCCCTCAAAGAAGGTTGGGATAATCCCAACGTCTTCCAAATTTGTGCACTAAAAAATCCAGAAGGCGTCAACGTTACTCGCCGCCGCCAGGAAGTTGGCAGGGGCATGCGTCTTTGTGTAAATAAGCATGGCATACGTCAGGACTTTGAAACTATTGCCGATCAGGTGCATGAGGTCAATAAGCTCACAATTGTGGCTTCGGAAAAGTTTGAAACTTTTGCGAAAGGCCTTCAATCCGAAATAGCTGCCTCATTGTCTGATAGGCCACAAAAGGCAGAAGCAAGTTACTTCCTTGGCAAACTGGTAAAAAACGAAATGGATGAAGAACATCGCCTCACCGCAGACGATGCTAAAAAGCTCAATAAGATCCTGTACAAAAATGACATCATCGATGATGATGATAAAATCACCGAAAAAGGTCGAGGTCTCATTGATGATGGAAGGATCCCGCTGCCCGAAAATCTGGAGCCTTTTCGAGACTCAGTAGTAAAGCTGGTGAAGTCCATTTACACCGGCGAGGAATTTATGCCGGAAAATGCCCGTCAAACAGTCATTCTGAATACCAATGCCAATTTCAAAAAGAAAGAGTTCCAGGAGCTTTGGTCAAAGATTAATTTGAAGACCGTGTATGAGGTACAATTTGATACACCAAAACTTATCAAGGAAAGTGTAGTCAAAATTGATGCGCAGCTAGCCATTGCTGACCGCCAGTATGAGGTGAAAACCGGCGAGCTGGCAGATGGCGATAAAACACAAATGCAGGCGGGTGCCTTATTGAATGCAAACAATACTCAGCAGCAGGTGTTGAAAAATGATCCTTATGCGAATGCCGTGTACGATATAGTAGGCGAAATAGAAGCACTCACTAATCTCACCCGCCGTACAATTGCTGAAATTCTGAAACAGATCAGTCCTAAAAAGTTCCTGCTGCTCCGTAGAAACCCAGAAGAATTCATTGCAAAATGCGGTCGCCTAATCAATGAGGTTAAAGCCAGCCTCATTATAAACAATATCACCTATCATAAGATAGATGCTGAGTACGACGCCAAAACGGTATTCACCAATGATAAGAATGCCTTGCGCAATTCAGACCTACTCAAAAAGCACATTTACGATTACCTCACCACCGACTCCAAAATAGAAGCAGAATTCGCAAAAGCACTGGAGGCTGCAACAGAAGTGGTAGTCTACGCCAAGTTGCCTAAGAGCTTTTATATCACCACTCCGGTAGCCAACTACAGCCCCGATTGGGCCATAGTTTTCGATAAGGAAAGGGTTCGCCACATCTACTTTGTTGCTGAAACCAAAGGCTCAGATTCGGACCTTGAGCTACGTGAAATCGAAAAGCTTAAAATCCATTGTGCCAAGGAGCATTTCAAAGCTATAAGTGGTACAGAAGTGCATTTCCATCAAATTAGCAGTTATGCTAAATTGTTGGAGGTCATTCAACTAAAGTAA